A stretch of the bacterium genome encodes the following:
- a CDS encoding LysR family transcriptional regulator has product MAIIRHGTVHGAAREIGLSQTGVTQRIRVLERELGCTLFVRSRRGMRPTAEGEALVRYAQRAGDLEGELLALVRRADPAAGVRVTITGPSSLMRSRVIPGMTAVLASHPGVALNFELDDHDAGLAALKTGQAQLAVLPRDDVVVELDAKPLRPSRQVLVGTGAWRGRKLREVVAAERIIDYNEGDDATLAFLREHGLSSAARRRRHLVNNPDALAELVAAGLGYTVLDAEFAAPWLAAGRLVNLSPKRWLDQEVALAWYPRHEMPGYFRALIDSVS; this is encoded by the coding sequence ATGGCCATCATCCGCCACGGCACCGTGCACGGCGCCGCGCGCGAGATCGGCTTGAGCCAGACGGGCGTCACGCAGCGGATCCGCGTGCTGGAGCGGGAACTGGGCTGCACGCTGTTCGTGCGCTCGCGTCGCGGCATGCGGCCCACGGCCGAGGGCGAGGCCCTGGTCCGGTACGCCCAGCGCGCGGGCGACCTCGAAGGCGAGCTGCTGGCCCTGGTGCGCCGGGCCGATCCGGCGGCCGGCGTACGCGTGACCATCACCGGTCCCTCCAGCCTCATGCGCAGCCGCGTCATCCCCGGCATGACGGCGGTACTGGCCAGCCACCCGGGGGTGGCCCTGAATTTCGAGCTGGATGACCACGACGCCGGCCTGGCCGCCCTCAAGACCGGGCAGGCGCAACTCGCGGTGCTGCCGCGCGACGACGTGGTGGTGGAACTGGACGCGAAGCCGCTGCGCCCGAGCCGGCAGGTGCTGGTGGGAACGGGCGCCTGGCGCGGCCGCAAGCTGCGCGAGGTGGTCGCCGCCGAGCGCATCATCGACTACAACGAGGGCGACGACGCCACGCTCGCCTTCCTTCGCGAGCACGGCCTGTCGAGCGCCGCGCGCCGCCGGCGCCACCTGGTCAACAATCCGGACGCGCTGGCCGAACTGGTCGCCGCCGGGCTGGGCTACACGGTGCTCGACGCCGAGTTCGCGGCCCCGTGGCTGGCCGCCGGCCGGCTCGTGAACCTCTCCCCGAAGCGCTGGCTGGACCAGGAAGTGGCGCTGGCCTGGTACCCGCGCCACGAGATGCCCGGCTACTTCCGCGCCCTGATCGACTCTGTGTCCTGA
- a CDS encoding argininosuccinate synthase translates to MAPRALNDNGKKKVVLAYSGGLDTSVILVWLIEQGWEVIAYIADVGQDEDLAAARAKALALGAAKVYVEDLKEELVADYIFPMISANAVYEGRYLLGTAVARPLIAKRQVEIAQREGAEWVSHGATGKGNDQVRFELAYYALAPEIRVFAPWKDAAFLAAFAGRTDLINYAQKMGIEIKSSLAKPYSEDDNLLHISHEAGILEDPGAAAPAEVYSRTIAPELAPDTAALLRIDFTDGLPTQVTNLDTGHEVVGALPLFLYLNEMGAAHGVGRVDMVENRFVGMKSRGVYETPGGTILLAAHRDLEGLAMDREVMCLRDMLAAKLSELIYNGFWFSPEMDFLMSAIHKSQELIDGQVTVKLYKGGVWPLARTSPSSLYDQELSSMDQGGGYDQLDAAGFIRINAIRLKAHHRICRKRAAAAAQVAAVVSPAAAAATT, encoded by the coding sequence ATGGCCCCCAGGGCATTGAACGACAACGGGAAGAAGAAGGTCGTGCTGGCCTACAGCGGCGGCCTGGACACCTCGGTCATCCTGGTCTGGCTCATCGAGCAGGGCTGGGAGGTCATCGCCTACATCGCCGACGTGGGGCAGGACGAGGACCTGGCGGCGGCCAGGGCCAAGGCGCTCGCCCTCGGCGCGGCCAAGGTCTACGTCGAGGACCTGAAGGAAGAGCTGGTCGCCGACTACATCTTCCCGATGATCAGCGCCAACGCGGTCTACGAGGGGCGCTACCTGCTGGGGACGGCCGTCGCCCGCCCGTTGATCGCCAAGCGGCAGGTCGAGATCGCGCAGCGCGAGGGCGCCGAGTGGGTCTCGCACGGGGCCACCGGCAAGGGCAACGACCAGGTGCGGTTCGAGCTGGCGTACTACGCGCTGGCGCCCGAGATCAGGGTCTTCGCGCCCTGGAAGGACGCCGCCTTCCTGGCCGCATTCGCCGGTCGCACCGACCTCATCAACTACGCGCAGAAGATGGGCATCGAGATCAAGTCGTCGCTGGCCAAGCCGTACAGCGAGGACGACAACCTGCTGCACATCAGCCATGAGGCGGGCATCCTCGAGGACCCGGGTGCCGCAGCGCCGGCCGAGGTCTATTCGCGCACCATCGCGCCCGAGCTGGCGCCCGACACGGCGGCCCTGCTGCGCATCGACTTCACCGACGGCCTGCCGACGCAAGTGACCAATCTCGACACGGGGCACGAGGTGGTCGGCGCCCTGCCGCTGTTCCTGTACCTGAACGAGATGGGTGCGGCGCACGGTGTCGGACGCGTGGACATGGTGGAGAACCGCTTCGTGGGCATGAAGTCGCGGGGCGTCTACGAAACCCCGGGCGGCACCATCCTGCTGGCGGCGCATCGGGACCTCGAAGGCCTGGCCATGGACCGCGAGGTGATGTGCCTGCGTGACATGCTGGCGGCCAAGCTCAGCGAGCTGATCTACAACGGGTTCTGGTTCAGCCCGGAGATGGACTTCCTGATGTCGGCCATCCACAAGAGCCAGGAGCTGATCGACGGCCAGGTCACCGTGAAGCTGTACAAGGGCGGCGTGTGGCCGCTGGCGCGCACCAGCCCCAGTTCGCTGTACGACCAGGAACTGTCGAGCATGGACCAGGGCGGAGGCTACGACCAGCTGGACGCCGCCGGCTTCATCCGCATCAACGCCATCCGCCTGAAGGCGCATCACCGCATCTGCCGCAAGCGGGCCGCCGCCGCGGCACAGGTCGCCGCGGTCGTCTCGCCCGCGGCCGCGGCGGCCACCACATGA
- the argH gene encoding argininosuccinate lyase, producing MSTLWTRADEPDPWLQGFLAGDDHVLDRQLLPYDCRASLAHARMLARIGVLDSDELRSLETGLAQIEAAAERGGFPITAADEDCHTAIENHLTKVCGEAGRKIHTGRSRNDQVLTALRLWEKDHVDQLLGMVVAYVDALYAIRQAQGQVPLPGYTHMQAAMPTTVDVWLGSYADAARDDHELLSLVRRLVDRCPLGTAAGFGVPVLDLDREGTAAELGFAEVLANPMYAQLSRGRLEALLLAACSQVMLGLSRLASDLLLFSTREFGLVALPPALCTGSSLMPQKRNPDVLELVRARFHVVAGEEAKVRAMTAGLISGYNRDVQLTKGPLFAGVAATVDSLRAMALVLANLRIDPDRCAAAVTDEMRATERALKLVAEGVPFRDAYRRIAAEEAARNGQINGS from the coding sequence ATGAGCACCCTGTGGACGCGGGCCGACGAGCCCGACCCCTGGCTGCAGGGGTTCCTGGCCGGCGACGACCATGTCCTGGATCGGCAGCTGTTGCCTTACGACTGCCGCGCCTCGCTGGCCCATGCCCGCATGCTCGCGCGCATCGGCGTGCTCGATTCCGACGAGTTGCGCAGCCTAGAGACCGGGCTGGCGCAGATCGAGGCGGCCGCCGAAAGGGGCGGCTTTCCGATCACCGCTGCCGACGAGGACTGCCATACCGCCATCGAGAACCACCTGACGAAGGTGTGCGGCGAGGCCGGGCGGAAGATCCACACCGGGCGCTCGCGCAACGACCAGGTGCTGACCGCGCTGCGCCTGTGGGAGAAGGACCATGTCGACCAGTTGCTGGGCATGGTCGTGGCCTACGTCGACGCGCTGTACGCGATCCGCCAGGCGCAGGGACAGGTCCCGCTGCCGGGCTACACGCACATGCAGGCGGCAATGCCCACCACCGTCGACGTCTGGCTGGGCAGCTACGCCGACGCCGCGCGCGACGACCACGAGTTGCTCTCGCTGGTTCGCCGCCTGGTCGACCGCTGCCCGCTCGGTACGGCGGCGGGTTTCGGCGTGCCGGTGCTCGATCTCGACCGCGAGGGCACGGCTGCCGAGCTCGGCTTCGCCGAAGTGCTCGCCAACCCGATGTACGCCCAGCTGAGCCGGGGGCGACTCGAGGCCCTGCTCCTGGCCGCCTGCAGCCAGGTCATGCTCGGCCTCAGCCGCCTGGCCAGCGACCTGCTGCTGTTTTCCACGCGCGAGTTCGGCCTGGTCGCGCTTCCGCCGGCGCTGTGCACCGGCAGCTCGCTCATGCCCCAGAAGCGCAATCCCGACGTGCTTGAGCTGGTGCGGGCGCGCTTCCATGTCGTGGCCGGCGAGGAGGCCAAGGTGCGCGCCATGACCGCCGGCCTCATCTCGGGCTACAACCGCGACGTGCAGCTGACCAAGGGCCCGCTGTTCGCGGGGGTGGCGGCCACCGTGGACAGCCTGCGGGCGATGGCCCTGGTGCTGGCCAACCTCCGCATCGACCCGGATCGCTGCGCCGCCGCGGTCACCGACGAGATGCGGGCCACCGAGCGCGCGCTCAAGCTGGTGGCCGAGGGCGTCCCGTTCCGCGATGCCTACCGGCGCATTGCCGCCGAGGAGGCGGCGCGGAACGGACAAATCAACGGATCGTGA
- a CDS encoding energy transducer TonB — protein MNAAFGRPTIGLSANERFKLGYPRNLRGAAVAVFAILALIIRITPEYRPQPYVLRSSELTLVELEEPPVLTEPAPIAPPLPLPPVVEPGDDDSALDTIEIPPFLIDGDPVAPISFPTGDEGFVPSSTKPALVHFAKPVYPEIARLARLEGTVLVHVLVGVDGRVLEVVVVKGAHPQLDRAAVAAARLCRFTPGKQREMPVKAWMAVPYRFTMN, from the coding sequence ATGAACGCCGCCTTCGGACGACCGACCATCGGCCTGTCGGCCAACGAACGATTCAAGCTGGGCTATCCCCGAAACCTGCGCGGCGCCGCCGTCGCGGTGTTCGCCATCCTGGCGTTGATCATCCGCATCACGCCCGAGTACCGGCCGCAGCCCTACGTGCTGCGGAGCAGCGAACTCACGCTCGTCGAACTCGAGGAGCCGCCGGTCCTGACCGAACCGGCGCCCATCGCGCCGCCCCTGCCGCTGCCACCGGTAGTCGAGCCGGGTGACGATGACAGTGCCCTCGATACGATCGAGATCCCGCCCTTCCTGATCGACGGCGATCCCGTCGCGCCGATCTCGTTTCCCACGGGGGACGAAGGGTTCGTCCCCAGTTCGACGAAACCCGCGCTCGTCCACTTCGCCAAGCCGGTCTACCCGGAGATTGCCCGGCTGGCGCGGCTCGAAGGCACGGTGCTCGTGCATGTGCTGGTGGGCGTTGACGGACGGGTGCTTGAGGTGGTGGTGGTCAAGGGTGCGCACCCGCAACTGGATCGCGCCGCCGTGGCTGCGGCGCGGCTGTGCCGGTTCACGCCCGGCAAGCAGCGGGAAATGCCGGTCAAGGCCTGGATGGCGGTGCCTTACCGATTCACGATGAACTGA
- a CDS encoding rRNA methyltransferase, whose amino-acid sequence MEASNDATDGPRGRVLCCRPGSEEHLAREAQDSGVIATVAGSGLVLVSTREGSTANARPAGGWAFADADLGGAVEVGGASVNAHAATLAEWFGENVRGEAVAAPWPCVFTAAGDEPGLARRAAAVERAFAEQLKRRLGRLARLATPQRPVGRGPARGLFVVFTGFDRALVAREAWLGGQRRMADDAQAPSRSYLKVEEAYGLLGSAPQPGQTVCDLGAAPGGWTWSAAKRGARVTAVDNGPLKGGALDHPLVEHLHQDAFAYRPREGQVCDWLFCDLVEEPHHVLRGVVEPWLAGRWCRRFVVNLKFGRTDPPALLRELRAPGSALARHAGGAVIAVLHHNRDEFTVAGTRT is encoded by the coding sequence ATGGAGGCAAGTAACGACGCGACGGACGGACCGCGAGGCCGCGTCCTCTGCTGTCGCCCGGGCAGCGAAGAGCACCTGGCGCGCGAGGCGCAGGACAGCGGCGTGATCGCGACGGTGGCCGGCTCGGGACTGGTGCTGGTGTCAACACGGGAAGGCTCGACGGCCAACGCCCGCCCCGCGGGCGGCTGGGCCTTCGCCGATGCCGACCTGGGCGGCGCCGTGGAAGTGGGCGGTGCCTCGGTCAATGCCCACGCCGCCACCCTGGCCGAGTGGTTCGGCGAGAACGTGCGCGGCGAGGCCGTTGCCGCCCCGTGGCCGTGCGTGTTCACGGCCGCCGGCGACGAGCCTGGGCTGGCGCGGCGCGCGGCGGCCGTCGAGCGCGCGTTCGCCGAACAGTTGAAGCGCCGGCTGGGCAGGCTGGCGCGGCTCGCCACACCGCAGCGCCCGGTCGGACGCGGCCCGGCGCGCGGGCTGTTCGTCGTCTTCACGGGCTTCGACCGGGCCCTCGTCGCGCGCGAAGCCTGGCTCGGCGGCCAGCGCCGCATGGCCGACGACGCCCAGGCGCCGTCACGCTCCTATCTCAAGGTCGAAGAGGCCTACGGGCTGCTCGGCAGCGCCCCGCAGCCGGGGCAGACGGTCTGCGACCTGGGCGCCGCGCCCGGAGGCTGGACCTGGAGCGCGGCCAAGCGCGGCGCCCGCGTCACCGCTGTCGACAACGGGCCGCTCAAGGGCGGCGCGCTGGACCATCCCCTGGTCGAGCACCTTCACCAGGACGCCTTCGCCTACAGGCCGCGCGAGGGTCAGGTGTGCGACTGGCTCTTCTGCGACCTGGTCGAGGAACCGCACCATGTGCTGCGCGGCGTGGTCGAGCCGTGGCTGGCCGGACGCTGGTGCCGGCGCTTCGTGGTCAACCTGAAGTTCGGCCGCACCGACCCGCCGGCGCTGCTGCGCGAGCTCCGCGCGCCGGGATCCGCGCTGGCGCGCCACGCCGGCGGCGCCGTCATCGCCGTGCTGCACCACAACCGCGACGAGTTCACGGTGGCCGGCACGCGCACCTGA
- a CDS encoding sodium:alanine symporter family protein: protein MIILLLGTGVFLTLRLGFVQVRRLGHGFAVTTGRYDDPNEPGDVPHFQALTTALSATVGIGNIAGVAIAIHWGGPGALFWMWVTALLGMAVKYTEVTLAQRYRVVDPDGSKLQGKVSGGPMYYIERGLGPRWRWMAIFFAGMLGFTAFLTGNAVQANTVADTLLTTFGLPAWVTGLVTSLLVAAVILGGISRIGRVTSVLAPAMAGIYGVGALWIIIANIGQFFPSLALILREAMNPTAGVAGTGIGAILMTMMWGVKRGLFSNEAGQGSAPIAHAAAKTDEPVSEGVVALLEPFIDTLVICTMTGLVVIMTGVWQDRQPTELMIRGGDSSWVVMDAKGHRHDATAPAEFHIADGRAKVVAPGEPRYAWHEVAVDEFYVDEAQTQRFSGVIRPAEGRAVATDGTVYSSLHGPAAESGAPLTMNAFGHGLPGQWGKYIVVVCVLLFAISTAISWCYYGDRCANYLFGPRAIQPYRLVYVLMHFFGSIVSLSVIWELGDIALGVVIVPNLIALVLLSGQVKQMTDSYFQRKPWLENAAARQKLKEANGGK from the coding sequence GTGATCATCCTCCTGCTGGGCACCGGCGTCTTCCTGACGCTGCGCCTGGGCTTCGTGCAGGTGCGCCGGCTGGGCCACGGATTCGCTGTCACGACAGGCAGGTACGATGACCCCAACGAACCCGGCGACGTCCCCCACTTCCAGGCGTTGACCACGGCGTTGTCGGCCACCGTCGGCATCGGCAACATCGCCGGCGTGGCCATCGCCATCCACTGGGGCGGACCCGGCGCGCTGTTCTGGATGTGGGTGACGGCGCTGCTGGGCATGGCGGTCAAGTACACCGAGGTCACGCTGGCGCAGCGGTATCGCGTCGTCGACCCGGACGGCTCGAAGCTGCAGGGCAAGGTCTCCGGCGGCCCCATGTACTACATCGAGCGCGGCCTGGGCCCCCGCTGGCGCTGGATGGCGATCTTTTTCGCCGGCATGCTGGGGTTCACGGCCTTCCTGACCGGCAATGCCGTGCAGGCCAACACCGTGGCCGACACGCTGCTGACGACGTTCGGGCTGCCAGCCTGGGTGACCGGCCTGGTCACTTCGCTCCTCGTGGCCGCAGTGATCCTCGGCGGCATCTCGCGCATCGGCCGCGTCACGTCGGTTCTGGCGCCGGCCATGGCCGGCATCTACGGCGTGGGCGCCCTGTGGATCATCATCGCCAACATCGGTCAGTTCTTCCCGTCGCTGGCGCTCATCCTGCGCGAGGCGATGAACCCGACCGCGGGCGTCGCCGGCACCGGTATCGGCGCGATCCTCATGACGATGATGTGGGGCGTCAAGCGCGGCCTGTTCTCCAATGAAGCCGGCCAGGGTTCGGCGCCCATCGCCCACGCCGCGGCCAAGACCGACGAACCGGTTTCCGAAGGCGTGGTGGCGCTGCTCGAGCCGTTCATCGACACGCTCGTCATCTGCACGATGACGGGCCTCGTCGTGATCATGACCGGCGTCTGGCAGGACCGGCAGCCGACGGAACTGATGATCAGGGGCGGCGACAGTTCCTGGGTCGTGATGGACGCCAAGGGACACCGCCACGACGCGACGGCGCCCGCCGAGTTCCACATTGCCGACGGACGCGCGAAGGTCGTGGCGCCGGGCGAGCCTCGCTATGCCTGGCACGAGGTCGCGGTCGACGAGTTCTATGTCGACGAGGCGCAGACCCAACGCTTCAGCGGCGTGATCCGCCCCGCGGAAGGTCGCGCGGTGGCGACCGACGGTACGGTCTACAGCTCGCTGCACGGACCGGCGGCAGAGAGCGGCGCGCCGCTGACGATGAACGCCTTCGGGCACGGGCTGCCCGGGCAATGGGGCAAGTACATCGTCGTCGTCTGCGTGCTGCTTTTCGCCATCTCGACGGCGATCTCGTGGTGCTACTACGGCGACCGCTGCGCCAACTACCTGTTCGGCCCGCGCGCCATCCAGCCGTACCGCCTGGTCTACGTGCTCATGCACTTCTTCGGCTCGATCGTCTCGCTCAGCGTGATCTGGGAACTGGGCGACATCGCCCTGGGCGTGGTCATCGTGCCCAACCTCATCGCGCTGGTGCTGCTCTCGGGCCAGGTCAAGCAGATGACCGACAGCTATTTCCAGCGCAAGCCGTGGCTGGAGAACGCCGCGGCGCGGCAGAAGCTGAAAGAGGCCAATGGAGGCAAGTAA
- a CDS encoding serine/threonine-protein phosphatase: MTDHHLPALGPDGDLARELENFQQIASSVLPPPGEIPRLPGLDIHGRMLPLNGIVGGDHIVYVDFNRRFDLDRRLEKATDPQVRANLAKGRTRAGLLLADVAGHQITDATVHIGLHHAFLTGVSYELEMHGEVTTGLFEKLNTRFYQTANFSKFISVIYGEIAQNGDFTFLNAGSPPPVVFSREFGRLADINADRLTSFYPIGLFPSEQNLDQSRVEAPLTKKPFTTNRLTLLSPGDILLLYSDGLLDHARGEEAYFPGRLEEVLRETRDLTAAGICDAVAADLGRFAPAADDISLIVVKRN; the protein is encoded by the coding sequence ATGACCGACCACCACTTGCCGGCCCTCGGGCCGGACGGTGACCTCGCCAGGGAACTCGAGAACTTCCAGCAGATCGCCAGCAGCGTGCTGCCGCCGCCCGGCGAGATCCCGCGGTTGCCCGGGCTGGATATCCACGGCCGGATGCTGCCTCTCAACGGCATTGTCGGCGGGGACCACATTGTCTATGTGGATTTCAACCGGCGTTTCGACCTCGACCGCCGGCTGGAGAAGGCCACCGACCCGCAGGTGCGCGCGAATCTGGCGAAGGGGCGCACCCGCGCCGGGTTGCTGCTGGCCGACGTGGCCGGCCACCAGATCACCGATGCCACCGTGCACATCGGGCTGCACCATGCGTTCCTGACCGGCGTTTCCTACGAACTGGAGATGCACGGCGAAGTGACGACCGGCCTGTTCGAGAAACTGAACACGCGTTTCTATCAGACGGCCAACTTCTCCAAGTTCATCTCGGTGATCTACGGCGAGATCGCCCAGAACGGCGACTTCACGTTCCTGAACGCAGGCAGCCCGCCGCCGGTGGTGTTCTCGCGCGAGTTCGGCCGCCTGGCCGACATCAACGCCGACCGCCTGACGAGCTTCTACCCGATCGGGCTCTTCCCGTCGGAGCAGAACCTCGACCAAAGCCGGGTCGAAGCGCCGCTGACCAAGAAGCCGTTCACGACCAACCGCCTGACCCTGCTGAGCCCCGGCGACATCCTGCTGCTCTATTCGGACGGACTGCTGGACCACGCCCGCGGCGAGGAGGCCTATTTCCCCGGGCGGCTGGAAGAGGTCCTGCGCGAGACGCGCGACCTGACGGCGGCGGGCATCTGCGACGCGGTTGCGGCCGACCTGGGCCGGTTCGCCCCGGCGGCCGACGACATCAGCCTCATCGTGGTCAAGCGGAACTGA
- a CDS encoding patatin-like phospholipase family protein has product MAERPVIGLALGSGGARGLAHAGVLDALGEAGITPDLVVGTSMGAIVGGLFAQDPTPSSVWSRLESYVGNEEFASYWAPFVPRNELEARDPQHRLAGIHDFMQRKMIAVKTVTRPWIQDESRLRGPLEQLFGKVDFGDLQVPFASVALDLVSGNSVVFREGPLVDGIYASSAIPAVFPPLERDGMVICDGGGPFRVPVEACRDLGADFVIAVDIPAFEDTRFATGLDMVLRSNTIARQRLNRFVCAMADCVIRPDVTQFHWADFQAGEACRARGYLAARAVLPDLVDELKRRGDAGLGNRARRAVKDLLRM; this is encoded by the coding sequence ATGGCGGAGCGACCGGTCATCGGATTGGCCCTGGGCAGCGGCGGCGCCCGCGGCCTGGCGCACGCAGGCGTGCTCGACGCCCTCGGCGAGGCCGGGATCACGCCCGACCTGGTCGTCGGCACCAGCATGGGCGCCATCGTGGGCGGCCTGTTCGCGCAGGACCCGACACCGTCGTCGGTCTGGAGCCGCCTGGAAAGCTACGTCGGCAACGAGGAGTTCGCCTCGTACTGGGCGCCGTTCGTCCCGCGCAACGAACTCGAGGCGCGCGACCCGCAACACCGCCTGGCCGGCATCCACGACTTCATGCAGCGCAAGATGATCGCGGTCAAGACGGTGACGCGGCCCTGGATCCAGGACGAGAGCCGCCTGCGCGGCCCCCTGGAGCAGCTGTTCGGCAAGGTGGATTTCGGCGACCTGCAGGTGCCGTTCGCTTCGGTGGCGCTGGACCTCGTTTCCGGCAACAGCGTCGTCTTCCGCGAAGGCCCGCTGGTCGACGGCATCTACGCCAGCAGCGCCATTCCGGCCGTGTTCCCGCCGCTCGAACGTGACGGCATGGTGATCTGCGACGGTGGCGGCCCGTTCCGCGTGCCGGTCGAGGCCTGCCGCGACCTCGGCGCCGACTTCGTCATTGCCGTCGATATTCCCGCCTTCGAGGACACGCGTTTCGCCACGGGCCTGGACATGGTGCTGCGCAGCAACACAATCGCCCGCCAGCGCCTGAACCGCTTCGTCTGCGCGATGGCCGATTGCGTGATCCGTCCCGATGTCACGCAGTTCCACTGGGCAGACTTCCAGGCGGGCGAGGCCTGCCGCGCGCGCGGCTACCTGGCCGCCCGGGCCGTGCTTCCCGACCTCGTGGATGAATTGAAGCGGCGCGGCGATGCCGGCCTGGGCAATCGCGCGCGCCGCGCCGTGAAGGACCTGCTGCGCATGTGA